A window of Streptomyces sp. Je 1-332 genomic DNA:
AGCAGCAGATGAACGGCCCGTCGTCGTCGCGCTCCGGGGTGGCGTGAGGGATGGCCTACCGGCAGCCTGAGCCCTCCGAGTACCGGGGCGGGCGGCGCGAGTCACGCGAGCGGGGCATCCCGGACGGCCTGCTGGTGGGCGGCCTCGCCTTCGTGCTCGGCCTGACGGTGCTCGTCTGGTCGGCGACGGGCCTCGCGGGCTTCTTCTCGCACGGCTCCTGGCCCCAGGGCGTCACCTTCGGCAATACGCCGGTGGCGATGCGGCACCTGGTGCAGCAGCCGCACGACATCGCGGGCGCGTGGCCGGCGACCCCGGCGTCCCAACTCACGGGCTACGGCCTGTTCTGGGGCCTGCTGATCGGCCAGCTGATGGTGCTGGTGGTACTCACGATCTTCGTCCTGGGAACGGTCACACGGTGGCGAGCGGTACGAAGAGCCCGCCGCGAGACCCGCCTCGCGGCGCCTCCGGAGCCGGCTCCGGCTCCGGCTCCGGCTCCGATCGAGGCGGTGCCTGTCGAGTTCGCTCCCGCAGCCGCCGCTGCTGTGGGCAATCGTCCCGCAGGGCGATGGGGGTCCCCCCGCTCGAACGAAGTTGAGAGTGGGGGAGGGTGGGCACAGCCCCAACCGCCGAGTACCGATGAACAGGGCGCCGGGGCCTCGGTGCCGTACAGCACCGAGGTGCCGGGCACAGAAGCAGCTACGGTTCCCACCCCTCGTACGCCTTTGGTACTGGGCCCCGCGGAGACCCGCCGCGCACACGCACTCCAGGCCATCCGCGACGCGGAAAGCGCCGCCCTGATCCTCACCTCCGACCCCACCCTGTGGGAGGAGACCAAGGACGCCAGAGCGAAGCTCGGCCCCGTCCTGGTCTACGACCCGAACCACCTCTGCGACACCCCCGCAAGAATGCACTGGTCCCCCACCACCGCCTGCGAGGACAAGGCAGTGGCGGCCCAGAGAGCCACCGCCCTGCTGGCCGCCATAAGGCCGAGCGCCAAACTGGACAGCACGGTCGCCGACACGGCGGAAACGCTCCTGCGCAGCTTCCTCCACGCGGCGGCGGTGGACGGCCGCCCGGTCAAGCACGTACACCGCTGGGCCCAGGGGAGCGGTGTCCAGGACGCCGTACAAATTCTCCGCACGCACCAGAAGGCAGGCTCGGGCGCCGCAGGTGAGTTGGAGGCCGCGCTCACCGCGTACCCGGA
This region includes:
- a CDS encoding type IV secretory system conjugative DNA transfer family protein — translated: MAYRQPEPSEYRGGRRESRERGIPDGLLVGGLAFVLGLTVLVWSATGLAGFFSHGSWPQGVTFGNTPVAMRHLVQQPHDIAGAWPATPASQLTGYGLFWGLLIGQLMVLVVLTIFVLGTVTRWRAVRRARRETRLAAPPEPAPAPAPAPIEAVPVEFAPAAAAAVGNRPAGRWGSPRSNEVESGGGWAQPQPPSTDEQGAGASVPYSTEVPGTEAATVPTPRTPLVLGPAETRRAHALQAIRDAESAALILTSDPTLWEETKDARAKLGPVLVYDPNHLCDTPARMHWSPTTACEDKAVAAQRATALLAAIRPSAKLDSTVADTAETLLRSFLHAAAVDGRPVKHVHRWAQGSGVQDAVQILRTHQKAGSGAAGELEAALTAYPERRDMAQELTARALSALFTLNVRESCTPNRTDALTLDSFIDEGGTLFVVGEAIEDPKSPQGPGAMPLLTALASSVVEHGRRMAERSSAGRLDPPMTLVLDDVAAVAPLPQLPELLSTGADRGLPTLALLRSREQARTRWPHAELPG